The uncultured Methanobrevibacter sp. genome has a window encoding:
- a CDS encoding DUF3320 domain-containing protein codes for MLNKSTNLIEKEFKNLRRELLDLTLRNQLLNFKTRAKTITIVNQSPANLFQTLVLQDSKMYFVANKKDKKEDKSSVWDHIPFDFSKFTEGDRKLATDLTPKELQKRLYYINNQAKTMLQEQGYNILYLAIGFLEWKDKSKPRQKNNAPLVLIPVAMERKKVGESFNLEWTGEDIQTNISLKAKLLEAGIELPDFQFKRYGEVIDHYIASVRRAVSRMDGWNVNNNVALGFFSFTKFVMYNDLNPEAWADNVDLTKNELIQAIFNPAKNDQEAFKEEDIDTQLEYRSMYQVLDADSSQIAAIQDVKAGRNLVVEGPPGTGKSQTIVNLIAELLAEGKSVLFVSEKMAALDVVKDRLTGVGLGKFVLELHSHKTRRKKFLKDLQKATNVRHQEPLNIDQTIRKLETLRRQLDDYSQIIHKPAFAVNLSPFQLYGMKESADDHFAKKDTLMPLVRFENPESVTLKDLDDMKIALENLAELYQTISKENPWSKCAPKSLLPADLREIEMLISDTLHSLDNFLVERGRVYDIYGIKKPDTMNEFQNSLSAFEIIKSQNAELIDGSILKSGAWNNNNDDAFRLIQELERYQKYAGILNKFNQSILQADIDRIIYEIQQLSHKRFRFFNSNQHQEIVQRYYARPVTGSAEDIIRELQEAKAVIKMRRTLEANDALGRKYYGGYWHLNANPNDLKAIARWMHEFTALVREGTFSQNTIDLMSKDLFDINPERDLADYIDSGEEFVRVLNRLREKLNPRSKLIFKRETGDVPFEAWKEQLYTWRGQLSSLHLWSQYLNTKNALKTSNAKMFVDSIEKRNIQKYDIEALVEGNFADSLLNILFVENQELATFVGELHENRIREFKDLDKKILTLNRKRIFHKLNSNIPKIFGGTENPQAKILAGEFTRKSGHMPVRKLLEKAGGMIKQIKPCFMMSPLSIAQYLDPTNEELQFDVVIFDEASQVKPEDALGAFMRGKTAVVMGDTQQLPPTSFFDQMSDADSDEEEATSLDMESILHLCKLSFPVKMLKWHYRSRHESLITVSNREFYDNDLLVYPSPSHSDPELGLKFHYNPNTQYLRGASSKNPLEAEDVVEEIFNHFEKYGDTKSLGVGTFSVAQKNAILEALEVKRKEHPEYEPLFSENKEERFFVKNLETIQGDERDVILISVGYGYDQDGKMSLNFGPLNQDGGERRLNVLITRAREKCVVFSNFKAYDMNLTANPPYGVKSLKEFLEYAENLTLGTHDADEHTKEPFEDAIANFLEENGYTVDRQIGCAGFRVDLAIVDDENPGKYILGITTDGKMYASSKVARDRDRLREQVLTGLGWKLYHLWSTDWYRNRDLGRKKLLDFVEKSIRQTREEERRRSEEEKKLAEKRRREAEKKAEELRLAREREEKERAEKEAEEAEINPEDIGPADFVEVEKVDDGDVLEKPIDVSAIDPEEFFGEDVSAAPVGENTINDDNTQKDTPSEFVTVKDDNEKREFSEDASEFKEDASIEKDLSELQEDVKTTDVTEEDVDEEIPVADSLDDDVTVVDSVVEDTTVVDSVDIGEETPAADSVDGDVTVIDPAVEDTAEADSVDYDTTVVDSVDEDVTVIDPVVEDTAEADSVDYDTTVDDSVVGEKTQVTDSDSQDEKEVWESQEEPEEVDDDAEVWEDDKDVSPEDNAEVWEDDTDYSDETKSHSRSLSQKIRDFITHESDDDEESHKSSFFSGLKFHRDLGDDSDLEEEMPEDIDFDDVKVESDNKKDIADDKVDLGSDDDYIYVDHTNDEVADDLPDDEFDIEDYASKYDDEPLEEETFIQEDDVKEDVKTQNIKRPVFSTGVNIKSDKSFEEEINDFDNQENYEDDVEVEEEIKISDDYDDDVKVSEEHHERQSEDIKETEVSHEEKSSEDNADSGSDDDYIYVDHSDGEAAEQETSDNSGNLENPQNAKVKNRRANYVKSVISDVMSGESKLEREEVETVRGEIIDEEEALHKPAPKDDFVVEAEIVNGDYPEDYFDEEDEEWNIFNDELPDLSHNNDEIHEEAVNIVDKAINEFMDDVFEGKNVKLVKDVPQTPEHKPDEPINVSRRNIEEFESSIEDLYVDEEITSDIEDEQIAPETSSDIEKDTSDATRQTEETPIAEQKEDDAEDAPAQDEVIYFKGATDVTNPLRKNNVYYKNEQKRSLKDSIRGIKKDMAYINKSLNEIENPTQIDYVSVVDRTEDYDPNDYLSQPSDDDSDKIIQMEEESIRGEYSPDEFERSFEDENVIVPTPQRAISDDEALEEMILSADEDYKEIEKERYQSNNKLKAFDDKKLPGKKKLEDEIVDYVQVTDIGLNSQSELYSQPIANIAKSVKTIVDVEGPIHIKEVTNRVKDSCHVKRAGSKLKKTVNSAIAEAENSGEIIKIGDFLYDASSNNVIIRKRNKPNIELISDEEIAKSIEAVLIHKDNITTKDIAKETSRNFGFKSTSKKTASRINSVLDLMIANNRVKIVNDYVELN; via the coding sequence ATGTTAAACAAATCAACTAATCTAATCGAAAAGGAATTTAAGAATTTACGTAGGGAACTGTTGGACTTAACTTTAAGAAACCAGCTTCTTAATTTCAAAACAAGAGCTAAAACAATTACAATAGTAAATCAAAGCCCTGCAAATCTTTTCCAGACTTTGGTGCTGCAGGACAGCAAAATGTATTTTGTCGCCAACAAAAAGGACAAAAAAGAAGACAAGTCTTCAGTCTGGGACCACATTCCTTTTGATTTTTCTAAGTTTACAGAAGGCGACAGAAAATTAGCCACTGATTTGACCCCTAAGGAACTTCAAAAAAGATTATATTACATTAACAACCAGGCAAAGACAATGCTTCAGGAACAGGGTTATAACATCCTGTATCTGGCAATAGGATTTCTTGAATGGAAAGACAAATCCAAGCCTAGACAAAAAAACAACGCGCCTCTGGTTCTGATTCCTGTTGCAATGGAGAGAAAAAAGGTCGGTGAATCATTCAATCTCGAATGGACCGGAGAAGATATCCAGACAAACATCTCACTTAAGGCAAAGCTTCTTGAAGCGGGCATTGAACTTCCTGATTTTCAGTTCAAAAGATACGGTGAGGTAATTGACCATTATATTGCAAGCGTTCGCCGTGCAGTTTCAAGAATGGACGGTTGGAACGTCAACAATAACGTTGCATTAGGTTTTTTCAGTTTTACCAAATTCGTAATGTACAATGATTTGAACCCTGAAGCGTGGGCCGATAATGTTGATTTAACCAAAAATGAACTGATACAGGCTATTTTTAATCCTGCAAAAAATGACCAGGAAGCATTTAAGGAAGAGGACATTGACACACAGCTTGAATACAGAAGCATGTATCAGGTTCTCGATGCGGATTCATCACAGATTGCGGCAATCCAGGATGTAAAAGCTGGCCGTAACCTTGTTGTGGAAGGACCACCTGGAACAGGTAAGTCCCAGACAATCGTAAACCTTATAGCGGAGCTTCTTGCTGAAGGAAAATCAGTTTTATTTGTATCTGAGAAAATGGCCGCACTGGATGTGGTAAAGGACCGTCTGACCGGTGTGGGTTTAGGCAAGTTTGTTCTCGAACTTCATTCACATAAAACCAGACGTAAAAAGTTCCTGAAAGACCTGCAGAAGGCAACCAATGTTCGCCATCAGGAACCTTTAAACATTGACCAGACCATACGTAAACTGGAAACTTTACGCCGTCAGCTTGATGACTATTCACAGATTATTCATAAGCCTGCCTTTGCGGTAAACTTGTCTCCGTTCCAGCTATACGGTATGAAGGAGTCAGCTGATGACCATTTCGCAAAAAAAGATACATTGATGCCGCTGGTCAGATTTGAAAATCCTGAAAGCGTTACTCTAAAAGACCTGGATGACATGAAGATAGCTTTAGAAAACCTTGCTGAGCTTTACCAGACAATTTCAAAGGAAAATCCATGGAGCAAATGCGCTCCGAAAAGTCTGCTTCCGGCTGACTTAAGAGAAATTGAAATGCTGATCAGCGATACTCTTCACAGTCTTGATAATTTCCTTGTTGAACGTGGAAGAGTCTATGACATTTACGGAATTAAAAAACCAGACACAATGAATGAGTTTCAAAATTCACTTTCTGCATTTGAAATAATCAAATCACAGAATGCAGAACTCATAGACGGAAGCATCCTCAAATCCGGAGCATGGAATAACAACAATGATGATGCATTCAGACTGATTCAGGAACTTGAAAGATATCAGAAATATGCCGGAATTTTAAACAAATTCAATCAGAGCATTTTACAGGCAGATATTGACCGTATAATCTATGAGATTCAGCAGCTTTCACACAAACGTTTCAGATTCTTTAATTCAAATCAGCACCAGGAAATTGTACAGAGATATTACGCACGTCCCGTAACAGGCAGTGCTGAGGATATCATAAGAGAACTGCAGGAAGCAAAAGCAGTAATAAAAATGAGAAGAACTCTGGAAGCTAACGATGCACTGGGCAGAAAATATTACGGAGGATACTGGCATCTTAATGCAAATCCTAATGACCTGAAAGCTATTGCCCGCTGGATGCATGAATTTACAGCGCTTGTCCGGGAAGGTACATTCTCACAAAATACAATTGACCTTATGAGCAAAGATCTCTTTGATATCAACCCTGAAAGAGACCTTGCAGACTACATTGATTCCGGTGAAGAGTTTGTACGTGTACTGAACAGATTAAGGGAAAAACTGAACCCTAGAAGTAAACTTATCTTTAAAAGAGAAACAGGTGACGTACCGTTTGAAGCATGGAAAGAACAGCTGTATACATGGAGAGGACAGCTATCAAGCCTTCATTTATGGTCACAGTATCTCAACACTAAAAATGCGCTTAAAACCTCCAATGCAAAGATGTTTGTGGACTCAATAGAAAAGAGAAACATTCAGAAATATGACATTGAAGCACTGGTTGAAGGAAACTTCGCAGATTCACTTTTAAATATATTATTTGTAGAAAATCAGGAACTGGCAACATTTGTCGGTGAACTTCATGAAAACAGAATTCGTGAATTCAAGGATTTGGATAAAAAGATTTTAACACTTAACCGTAAAAGAATATTCCATAAACTGAACAGCAACATTCCAAAGATTTTCGGAGGAACCGAAAACCCTCAGGCAAAGATATTGGCAGGGGAATTTACAAGAAAAAGCGGACACATGCCTGTTAGAAAATTATTGGAAAAAGCAGGCGGAATGATAAAGCAGATTAAACCTTGCTTTATGATGTCTCCTCTATCAATTGCACAGTATCTTGACCCGACTAATGAGGAACTTCAGTTTGATGTAGTTATTTTTGACGAAGCAAGTCAGGTAAAACCTGAAGATGCACTTGGTGCATTCATGAGAGGTAAAACTGCAGTCGTTATGGGAGATACTCAGCAGCTGCCTCCGACTTCATTTTTCGACCAGATGTCCGATGCAGACAGCGATGAGGAAGAGGCAACTTCACTGGATATGGAAAGTATTCTCCATTTATGTAAACTGTCATTTCCGGTAAAAATGCTTAAATGGCACTACAGATCCCGCCATGAATCATTGATTACAGTATCAAACAGGGAATTTTACGATAATGATTTGCTGGTTTATCCTTCACCTTCACATTCAGACCCTGAACTTGGATTAAAATTCCACTATAATCCGAATACCCAGTACTTAAGAGGAGCTTCATCCAAAAATCCTCTCGAAGCAGAAGATGTTGTGGAAGAGATTTTCAACCACTTTGAAAAGTACGGCGATACCAAAAGTTTAGGTGTAGGAACATTTTCCGTTGCACAGAAAAACGCTATACTTGAAGCTTTAGAGGTAAAACGTAAAGAACATCCTGAATATGAACCTCTGTTTTCAGAAAACAAGGAAGAACGTTTCTTTGTAAAAAACCTTGAAACAATCCAGGGGGATGAAAGGGATGTTATTCTAATCAGTGTAGGTTACGGATACGACCAGGACGGAAAAATGTCTTTGAATTTCGGTCCGCTGAATCAGGACGGTGGGGAAAGACGTTTGAACGTACTGATTACACGTGCAAGAGAAAAATGTGTAGTATTTTCAAACTTTAAAGCTTATGACATGAATCTTACAGCCAATCCTCCTTACGGTGTAAAATCCCTTAAGGAATTTCTGGAATATGCTGAAAACCTGACATTAGGCACTCACGATGCTGATGAACACACTAAAGAACCGTTTGAAGATGCAATTGCTAACTTTTTAGAAGAAAACGGATATACTGTTGACAGGCAAATCGGTTGTGCAGGTTTTAGAGTTGATTTGGCTATTGTTGATGATGAAAACCCAGGCAAATACATATTGGGAATTACGACTGACGGAAAAATGTATGCCTCAAGCAAAGTGGCCCGTGACAGAGACAGGCTTCGTGAACAGGTCCTGACTGGCCTTGGCTGGAAACTGTACCATTTATGGTCAACCGACTGGTACAGAAACAGGGATTTAGGTCGTAAAAAACTTTTAGACTTTGTTGAAAAATCAATTCGCCAAACCCGTGAAGAAGAAAGACGCAGATCTGAAGAAGAGAAAAAATTAGCTGAAAAAAGAAGACGTGAAGCTGAGAAAAAAGCTGAAGAATTAAGATTAGCTCGTGAAAGGGAAGAAAAAGAAAGAGCTGAAAAAGAAGCCGAGGAAGCTGAAATAAATCCTGAAGACATCGGACCTGCCGATTTTGTTGAAGTTGAAAAGGTCGATGACGGGGACGTATTGGAAAAACCGATTGATGTAAGTGCAATAGACCCTGAAGAATTCTTTGGAGAAGATGTAAGTGCAGCTCCTGTCGGTGAAAATACAATCAATGATGATAATACTCAAAAAGATACTCCTTCTGAATTTGTCACAGTAAAAGACGATAATGAGAAAAGAGAATTTAGCGAAGATGCATCCGAGTTCAAGGAAGATGCTTCCATTGAAAAAGATTTATCCGAACTGCAGGAAGATGTTAAAACTACAGATGTCACTGAAGAGGATGTTGATGAAGAAATTCCAGTAGCCGATTCTCTTGATGATGATGTTACTGTGGTTGATTCTGTTGTTGAGGATACAACAGTAGTTGATTCTGTTGATATTGGTGAGGAAACTCCTGCAGCTGATTCTGTTGATGGGGATGTTACTGTAATTGATCCTGCTGTTGAGGATACAGCAGAGGCTGATTCTGTTGATTATGATACAACAGTAGTTGATTCTGTTGATGAGGATGTTACTGTGATTGATCCTGTTGTTGAGGATACAGCAGAGGCTGATTCTGTTGATTATGATACAACAGTAGATGACTCTGTTGTTGGCGAAAAAACACAAGTAACTGATTCTGATTCTCAGGATGAAAAAGAAGTTTGGGAATCTCAGGAAGAACCTGAAGAAGTTGATGATGACGCTGAAGTCTGGGAAGATGACAAGGATGTTTCTCCTGAAGATAATGCTGAAGTCTGGGAAGACGATACCGATTATTCTGATGAAACAAAATCACACTCAAGGTCTTTATCACAAAAAATTAGGGACTTTATCACTCATGAAAGTGATGATGATGAGGAATCCCACAAATCTTCATTTTTCTCAGGACTTAAATTCCATAGAGATTTAGGCGATGATTCAGATTTGGAAGAAGAAATGCCTGAAGACATTGATTTTGATGATGTTAAAGTTGAATCAGATAATAAAAAAGATATTGCTGATGATAAAGTGGATTTAGGTTCTGATGATGATTATATTTATGTTGACCACACAAATGATGAAGTGGCCGATGACTTACCAGATGATGAATTCGATATTGAGGATTACGCTTCCAAATATGATGATGAACCACTAGAAGAAGAAACATTCATCCAAGAAGACGATGTTAAAGAAGATGTAAAAACTCAAAACATTAAAAGACCAGTATTTTCCACAGGTGTAAATATCAAATCAGATAAATCATTTGAAGAGGAAATCAACGACTTTGACAATCAAGAAAACTATGAAGATGATGTTGAAGTTGAAGAAGAAATCAAAATATCTGACGATTATGATGATGATGTTAAAGTCTCTGAAGAACATCATGAGAGACAATCTGAGGATATAAAAGAGACTGAAGTTAGCCATGAGGAAAAATCTTCTGAGGATAATGCTGATTCAGGCTCTGATGATGATTATATTTATGTTGACCACAGTGACGGGGAAGCAGCTGAACAAGAAACTTCAGATAATTCAGGTAATTTGGAAAATCCTCAAAATGCTAAAGTTAAAAACAGAAGAGCGAACTATGTAAAATCAGTCATTTCAGATGTAATGTCCGGTGAGTCCAAACTCGAACGTGAAGAGGTTGAAACCGTTCGTGGGGAAATAATTGATGAAGAGGAAGCATTGCACAAACCGGCTCCTAAAGATGATTTTGTTGTTGAGGCGGAAATTGTAAACGGTGATTATCCTGAAGATTATTTTGATGAAGAAGATGAAGAATGGAATATTTTCAATGACGAACTGCCTGATTTAAGCCATAATAATGATGAAATTCATGAAGAAGCTGTAAATATCGTTGATAAAGCTATAAACGAATTTATGGATGATGTTTTTGAAGGTAAAAATGTTAAACTCGTAAAAGATGTTCCGCAAACTCCTGAACATAAACCTGATGAACCGATTAATGTTTCCCGCCGTAACATTGAAGAGTTTGAATCAAGCATTGAAGATTTATATGTTGATGAGGAAATCACTTCCGATATTGAAGATGAACAGATTGCTCCTGAGACTTCTTCAGATATCGAAAAAGATACTTCAGATGCTACTCGGCAGACAGAAGAAACTCCAATCGCTGAGCAGAAAGAGGATGATGCTGAGGATGCGCCTGCACAGGACGAAGTAATCTACTTTAAAGGTGCAACAGATGTTACAAATCCGTTAAGGAAAAATAATGTCTATTATAAAAATGAACAGAAAAGGTCTTTAAAAGATTCCATTCGAGGAATTAAAAAGGATATGGCCTACATTAACAAGTCTCTTAATGAAATTGAAAATCCGACTCAGATAGATTATGTTTCTGTTGTTGACAGAACTGAAGATTATGATCCTAATGATTATCTCTCACAGCCTAGTGATGATGATTCAGATAAAATCATTCAGATGGAGGAAGAGTCAATCAGAGGAGAATACTCTCCTGATGAATTTGAAAGAAGTTTTGAAGATGAAAATGTTATCGTTCCGACCCCTCAAAGAGCCATCTCAGATGATGAGGCATTAGAGGAAATGATTCTCTCAGCAGATGAAGATTATAAGGAAATCGAAAAAGAAAGGTATCAAAGCAATAATAAACTGAAAGCCTTTGATGATAAGAAACTTCCTGGCAAGAAAAAACTTGAAGATGAAATCGTGGATTACGTTCAGGTTACCGACATTGGTTTAAATTCACAAAGCGAGCTTTATTCACAGCCGATAGCAAATATTGCAAAGTCCGTTAAAACAATTGTTGATGTTGAAGGTCCGATTCATATTAAGGAAGTCACTAACAGAGTTAAGGACAGCTGCCATGTAAAAAGAGCAGGTTCCAAACTGAAAAAGACTGTAAACTCTGCTATTGCCGAAGCTGAAAACTCCGGTGAAATTATCAAAATCGGTGATTTTTTATATGATGCATCAAGCAATAATGTAATAATCAGAAAAAGGAACAAGCCTAATATAGAACTGATTTCCGATGAAGAGATAGCTAAAAGCATAGAGGCGGTTTTAATTCACAAAGACAACATCACAACCAAGGATATTGCAAAAGAAACTTCACGTAATTTCGGTTTCAAGTCAACTTCCAAAAAGACTGCTTCAAGAATCAACAGCGTTTTGGATTTAATGATTGCAAACAATCGCGTTAAAATAGTCAATGATTATGTTGAGCTTAACTAG
- the uvrC gene encoding excinuclease ABC subunit UvrC has product MSTKVKSPDNLPNKPGVYIMRDENDTIIYIGKAKNLIKRVKSYFREKLDRPKTQILMSHFDSLEYIVTNSEKEALILEATLIKKHRPRYNVQLKDDKRYPYVKITDEKFPRLVITRNVTKNGIYYGPFTDVGSVKQTVKFLKSLFKIRTCRNMHGPCLNSQIDLCYAPCDGKISEKEYSEIINKIDLFFQGKYSTIVKNLKKEMMEAASNEEYEKAAVLRDQIASIEEIMEKQFVDLVDDDLDQDVIAIAPGENEVVVIIMPIRNGKIVGRDDFLMSASQYDSSSEIMFAFIQQYYGYNRHVPKQILLDEDIDEKELLEEWLSDLRGNKVHIKVPQKGVKLRLVKMARKNAEIIKHQKKKMESALIELKKYLKLEKLPRVIEGYDISNISGKFAVGSKVSFKDGKPNKKMYKHFRMETPGPNDFAMMEELLTRRLKMVDRDPEPDLIVIDGGKGQLGMACGVLEKLNLTHIPIIGLAKEFEEIFIPNSSRPIIIPKNNKALHLLQQVRDESHRFAITYHRKLRSKNISASSLDDIAGIGKKRKMNLLKEFGTIEGIKKASIEELAKTEGMNQKTAENVYNYYH; this is encoded by the coding sequence ATGTCTACAAAAGTTAAATCTCCCGATAATTTGCCAAATAAACCAGGTGTCTATATTATGCGTGATGAAAATGACACCATAATCTATATAGGCAAAGCTAAAAATCTTATAAAAAGGGTTAAATCTTATTTTAGGGAAAAGCTGGACAGGCCAAAAACTCAGATACTGATGAGTCACTTTGACAGCCTTGAATATATTGTAACCAATTCAGAAAAGGAAGCTTTGATTTTAGAGGCTACTTTAATTAAAAAGCATCGCCCGAGATATAATGTTCAGCTTAAGGACGACAAGAGATATCCTTATGTAAAAATCACAGATGAAAAGTTTCCACGTCTTGTCATTACCAGAAACGTAACCAAAAACGGGATATATTACGGTCCGTTTACTGATGTGGGTTCCGTTAAACAGACTGTTAAATTCTTGAAATCATTGTTTAAGATTAGAACCTGCAGAAATATGCATGGACCCTGTCTGAATTCACAGATTGACCTGTGTTACGCACCATGTGACGGAAAGATTTCCGAAAAGGAATATTCCGAAATCATCAACAAGATTGATCTGTTTTTCCAGGGCAAATATTCAACCATTGTGAAAAATCTCAAAAAGGAAATGATGGAAGCTGCTTCAAATGAAGAATATGAAAAGGCAGCGGTTTTAAGAGACCAGATTGCCTCTATCGAAGAGATTATGGAAAAGCAGTTTGTTGATTTAGTCGATGATGACCTTGACCAGGACGTTATAGCTATTGCTCCGGGCGAAAATGAAGTTGTGGTCATTATTATGCCTATCCGGAACGGTAAAATAGTCGGAAGGGATGACTTCCTGATGAGTGCATCACAATATGATTCATCATCTGAAATCATGTTTGCTTTTATTCAGCAGTATTACGGCTACAACCGTCATGTTCCAAAGCAGATTCTTCTCGATGAGGATATTGATGAAAAGGAACTGCTTGAGGAATGGCTGAGTGATTTAAGGGGAAACAAGGTCCATATTAAGGTTCCTCAAAAGGGTGTTAAATTACGTCTAGTTAAAATGGCGCGTAAAAATGCCGAAATCATTAAACATCAGAAGAAAAAGATGGAATCAGCATTAATAGAGCTTAAAAAATACCTTAAACTTGAAAAACTGCCTAGGGTAATTGAAGGATATGATATCAGTAACATTTCCGGTAAGTTTGCTGTTGGTTCCAAGGTATCGTTCAAAGATGGAAAACCCAACAAAAAAATGTATAAGCATTTCAGAATGGAAACTCCCGGACCGAACGATTTTGCCATGATGGAAGAGCTTTTGACCCGAAGATTAAAAATGGTGGATAGAGATCCTGAACCGGACCTGATTGTAATAGATGGGGGTAAGGGACAGCTTGGTATGGCCTGCGGTGTTTTAGAAAAATTAAATCTCACTCATATTCCAATTATTGGGCTTGCAAAGGAATTTGAAGAGATATTTATTCCAAATTCAAGTCGTCCAATTATAATTCCTAAAAATAACAAAGCTTTGCATCTGCTTCAGCAAGTGCGTGATGAATCACATCGCTTTGCTATTACGTATCATAGAAAACTACGCAGTAAGAATATATCAGCCTCTTCACTTGATGATATTGCTGGAATCGGTAAAAAAAGGAAGATGAATCTTTTAAAAGAATTTGGAACAATCGAAGGAATTAAGAAGGCATCAATTGAGGAATTAGCTAAAACAGAGGGTATGAATCAAAAAACAGCTGAAAATGTCTATAATTATTATCATTAA
- a CDS encoding zinc ribbon domain-containing protein has product MVRCPRCGYENATSSQYCDNCAYPLLNKNSKPINKSKKDRHWGVGIAKKIVIVMGIIVIAFLLFSFAYNNSQPSNDESLNIIADDGSQHQSSSYPFKAVIKYDGNWYAKMGDPNYLIEKTGNGTNTYALDCAAWDDVHIEAEKYGGEGELTIQILRNGKVVAENSTTAGNGGSVSLNYDS; this is encoded by the coding sequence ATGGTTAGATGTCCACGATGCGGTTACGAAAATGCAACCTCATCTCAGTATTGTGATAATTGTGCCTACCCCCTTCTAAATAAAAATTCTAAACCAATAAATAAATCAAAGAAAGATAGACACTGGGGAGTTGGCATAGCTAAAAAGATTGTAATTGTTATGGGAATAATTGTAATTGCTTTTTTATTGTTTTCTTTTGCTTATAATAATTCTCAACCTAGTAATGATGAATCATTGAATATTATAGCTGATGATGGAAGCCAGCATCAGTCTTCTTCTTATCCCTTCAAAGCAGTAATCAAATACGATGGTAACTGGTATGCTAAAATGGGTGATCCGAATTATCTTATAGAAAAAACAGGTAATGGAACTAATACATATGCACTTGACTGTGCTGCATGGGATGATGTACACATAGAAGCTGAAAAATATGGCGGTGAAGGAGAACTTACAATTCAAATTTTAAGAAATGGTAAAGTTGTAGCTGAAAATTCAACTACAGCCGGTAACGGTGGTAGTGTTTCATTAAACTATGACAGTTAG